Genomic window (Chionomys nivalis chromosome 7, mChiNiv1.1, whole genome shotgun sequence):
ACGCATTAAATAGCATCATACGACCTGGTATTCTTCTGCTTAAAAAGggctttttgaatttcttcaggtTGGACGCCTGATCACACTGGGGGCTGGACAGCGAGGCTCAACTCTTGACCCAGTAGTCTGCGCTCGCGAGATAAGGTTTCGATGTCCTGCTCTTAGGCTGGTATCAGGTGCTATATCAATTCTTGACCGCGTAGTCTATGGCCTAGTCTCAGAAGGAAAAAGCGTTCTGCCTGTgcccaggaaggcagagagttCTGTCTGCAATCAGGAAGGCAGAGTGTCTTGTCTGTTCTCAGGAGACAGGACTTTGATGTTTACTCTCAGGAAATGAGACTTTGTTTGCATTTGGGATGCAAGGCGTAAAATGTCTGCTTTCGGGAGATGAAGCtctgtactcgggagacagagcattaaatgtttaggcaTTTAATTTTTGCTATTCGGAGGTAGGCTTAGAGGATCTCTCTCTACAAGGCTTGGCGTGCCCAGGCCGTTGTGAGAACTGAAATAactgccctgcctctgccttctcacttTATGCCAGTTTGAAACTGCCTCTCATTTGATGCTTCTGATAACCAGATGTCCTAGGTTATCAGAATtgactggccacagaagggtgggggtCCCTCTCGTGTGACAAGATTACTTCGTTACCAAGATTGCTGGGTGCAGCCCCCAAtctggcagggccagatgggtgtggcagccttccagcgggcaaatgttctcttaatatttcaccttagaaattttccacaccacacacaagaactGCTTTTACactacaccaagttgcactcattcttattctataaatttcctgctctatctacactacagatttttctttatttattcattcagaggaatctgtttACATGCTCATTATAGATATacaccccaaagtggtattactgggtcttgaggaaggttgtttcctaattttctgagaaattgccacactgacatccagaggggtTGTACCatcttgtattcccaccagcaatgcaggagtgttcccttttccccacaacctctccatcagtgtttttgatggaatctcagagttgttttgatttgcatttctctaatgactaaggatgttgatttccttaaatgtctttcagccattttagattcctatgttgagagttctctgtttaggtctgtactccatttttttttttttattggattatgtgttcttttggtgaccaatttcttgagttctttgtatatgtggGGTTAGTGAGACAGGTCCATTTATTGCatcaggtttattttttatttttgttttctaaagatttggtttttttttttttttttttttttttttttttttttttttttttttttttcgagacagggtttctccatagcttttggttcctgtcctggaactagctcttgtagaccaagctggcctcgaactcacagagatccgcctgcctctgcctcccgagtgctgggattaaaggcttgtgccaccaccacctggcttgttttcttgttttctaaagatttattttgtatagtgttcttgcctgaatgtatgcctgcacaccagaagagggcaccagatctcattgtagatagCTGTGAAcctcatgtggtttctgggaattgaactcaggacctctggaagaacagccattcCTCTTAAcctcccagccatctctccagccccccaaggtttatctttttttttttaatttatttattcatgtacttTGTGTATacaccagaagaaggaatctgatcccattacagatagttgtgagccaccatgtggttgctgggaattgaactcaggacctctggaagagtagtcaagTGCTCTAAAcgtccaagccatctctctagccccccaaggtttatctttttaattgtgtgtccatgtgtgtcctCGTGTGGGAATGTacacgtgagtgcaggtgccacAAAACACAGAAGTAGGCTGCGGATCCCCTGGGGCTAGAGTTCCAGGCAGCTGTGGCTGCCtaactgggtgctgggatccaaagtcaggtcctctggaagagcagtgtgtgctcttaacccctgagctttctctgtagccctggttattattattactactccAACTTCATTTCCTTCCGGTGTTGGAATGGGACCTAGACATTGTGCCTGCTGGGCAAGCTTGCACCCCAAtcctctctgctcctccagagggGTTAACTGTGCGATGTAGGCAGAGTGAAGCCACTAAATGAGCCGAAGCTAGGCTGAGTTGACTTGGGGCCGACTTGGACTTGGGACAAACTTGGGCAAAGGACTTTCCTGCACCTGTGTAGTCTTCTCTCCTCATCAGTAAATGTGGACACCACCCCCGCAGAGCTGTGCTGAcagggcagcagaagcagcaactGTCACTCTGCAGACCTGAGAAGTGGCAGGGGTGGTCTCCACCTGCTGGTCCAAGAGCTGTCCAGAACAGGACACAGGGAAAGGGGCGACCCCAGGCAGATGCACCCTTCAGGCATCCTCCTTGGAGGCCACCTCGGGGCAATGCGGCCTGTGCTGCCCAGCTGCATCTCGGTAGCCCTCGCCTCTTGCATTGCTCTAGGCCACTTCGTCCTGCCCAGCACTGCACCCGGTTGTACTTTGGAGCCCTGGGCTCCGCTCTGCAGAAGCGCTGCCAAGGAAATTACTCCAAAGCAGGCCATGGGGCTCTATCCATCCCaaattccccccacacacacactcacacttgtcATGTGACTCCTCTTCCCTCCACAAGGGGAGTCAATGAGCGCTCTAGCGCTCCGCTGCCTCCCCCTGTCGGCTGGAATCGCTACTGCACAATCAAAGCAACCCCCAGGCTCTTTGGTACCCTACAGGGCATTTTGTCTAAAagaaggttttgttgttgctggtgtgtttgtttgtttgttgtttgtttgttttagtgtcGTTTTAGGTTCCAGAGTCCTGAAGACAGAGTTTGAAAAGTAAGGTAACCTGAAATGAACTGttggtgtctatgtgtgtgctttGAGCTAGTAATGACTTCCCAGAGGACTCCCAACCCTCGGGCTCCTCACAGCTGTTCCTTGGGACTCTCCAAGGGCTTGGAGCCTGCTTGAGTCCTGGGAGAAGGTGGGGACATCTGAGGTGTGCATGATCCAGGAGACTCCTGAAGCCGAGCTGGTCAGTTCTTCTCTTTCGGGAGCTCTGGACGCTGGTATAGCCGGATGATGCCTTCATCATGCAGTCGCTTCCATACTGTTTTCTCTAAGTTGAAGTCATGGTTGGTGTAAAAGATCAGCCGTTTCCACGACTTATCATAGTAGTGGTCAGAGAAGCGCTCGTGGCCCTGGGTGATGAAGCCATAGGCACTCACCTGCATAGAGAATGGGGAAGGAGCTTGGGACTGCCCTGGGGCTTCCTTCATGGGAAGTCtgaccctttctcctttctcctggtTCTGTCCCCAGGGGTCTGCATGCAGGTTCCCTGGGGACACATGCATGTTCATCCCACTCCCCATTCCCATTGGAGGTTTTCAGCCACCCCCTGAGCTGAGCTCCACAGCCTCACCTTGTCACAGAGATGTAGGGCCGTCAGCAGCAAGAGGGCACCAGTGGTGGGGCGGTATATTCTCCAGTGGGCAGTGTTTAGCGTCTTTGACCTCAGAAACCTGCTCAAAATACCCAGATCCCCACTGTCAGGAGACAGCGAGGACAAGGGGCACAGCCCCTCCGTAGGCTTTCAGCCCTCACCTGTTCTTCATGTAACGGATAAAGTCTGGGTGCAGCAATAGGTATCTGTCCATGTCCAAGGCGTCCCGGAAAGCTTCCTGGGGCCTGTGCCTGTATCAGGGAAGGATCACTCAGGACCTGTTCTCTTACCCAGCCTGTTGGAGCCAAGACAGGGTCATGGTATGACTGTTATCCCATCTCCAGGTGGCACAGAGACAGTCCCACCTGTCTAAGTCTTTTGAAGTCAGCCACTGACTTCTCAGTCTGGCCTGGGCTTTGGGTCAGGAAAGGAAGAGGTACCTGAACCAATGAAGTTTGGTTTTTGCCATGGTCTGGTTCAAAAATATCGCTTCTAGCCACTCGTAGTCCCGAGTGCCCTCCAGGAAGTGTAGGTACCTGACATCCTGAAGACCAAGGACAGCAAGTGGTTCAGCTGTACCGTGTTAGGGACCATGGGCTGGGGGTGGCCCGCTCTGATTCCAGACTGTCCCCTGGCTGTGCCATGGCCTGAGTGACCATGGCAAGAGGACTGGTCTTGTCCTCATATGAACAGAGCGTAGGACGACCCAGACTCCATCCACACACAAGGTGTTCATCTTACTGTCACTCCCTCGTCAGGAGGCTGTGTGGCCACGCCCATTCCTCTCTTCTCACCTTTCCCAGAGGCACATGCTGGAAACCCCGACTGCCCAGCGTGAGGATTGACTGGACCACGGAGAAGGCAGTGAAGCCGTAGAAGGACGTCCGGGTCCCCACATCCTGTTCATAGCCTTTAATAACGGCTCCACTCAGTCTATATGGAAAGATCAAAGCGGATGGCAGGGATGGGGGAGAAAATTGTGGAGGTCTGTGAGAGAGGATGGGGCAgaaaggcaggggctggagacacactccattttctaaataaaagcaTTGGGACACTTGTCTGCTTTCCCATAATAGTCCATGTCGACAGGCACGAGGCTGGAGGTGGAGAACATACCGGAAAACATAGTCATGGCTGTCTATCTCCTGGCCCACGTGCGAATCGTTCAGGATGCCCCCGTTGCCCACCACGGCACAGGTGATACACCTGGAGCTCCCCGAGGGGAGGCTGGCCAGGAGCAGCTGCTGCTGGGGTACCGGAGGGAAGCGGGTCACCACCTTCTGGACCACTGGAACAGAGCAGGGCTCCATTCAGAGTCCCGGAAGGAAGCAGACCCCAGACAGGAGCCGGCCACCCTCTGCCCTGAAGTGAGGACTCACAGGACTGATTGAGCTCCATGAAGCCAAAGGGCGGTGCAAAGTGCTCTAGACGGTCCCACTCGCTCTGGGTGAAGTGGGCACCGTCCAGGAAGAGAGTGAGGTTGGGCAGAAAGATATTCTTTAGCCATGGTGACTTGGAGGCCCTGATCTTCACAGAGTCTGGGCAGGTCTATGTGCGGGAGGATGTGTCAGGCAAGGGAGGGGCACAGAAAATTCATCAGGCATTGGCTGGACTGGGCACCATCAGCCAGAGGCTGGGCTGGGCACCATCAGCCAGAAGCTGGACTGGGTACCATCAGTCACAGGCTGGGCTGGGCACCATCAGCCAGAGGCTGGACTGGGCACCATCAGCCAGAGGCTGGACTGGGCACCATCAGCCAGAGGCTGGACTGGGCACCATCAGCCAGAGGCTGGACTGGGCACCATCAGCCAGAGGATGGACTGGGCATTACAGTTTGAAAGGTCCTGCCCATCCTCCGTCTTTCACACTGGAACCCGTGTCTGGTTGTCTAACACTCCACATCTTGGCCAACCTTGGCCCCAGAAAGCAGTCCCCCTCAGTCCCTAGCCAGCTACACCTTGGCAAGTCTGAGGACGCACGTGGTATGCCCACTGTACTGTTGGGACAATGATCCTGTTCTGTGTATCCACAAACAGGTTTTCCATATTGCCCTCCTGGGCAGGGGTGAGAAAGATTAGGGATGGGACATGGGGTTGAGCGCCCACAGTTTTTCTTGAGCCTGGAGGAGTGAAGGTTCTAGAGTCAGCTTTCCAAAGATGGCAGtgttcctgggggtggggggacagcaGCTGGGCACAGGGCTGTCTTCTTGTCCGTTAGTCCCACGACTATAGAATAAGGATTCTTGTCCCACAGGCCACAACTGGCCACACTGTTCCCACAGACTGCTGATCTGCCTCAGGCCTTCTTCAAGGCTTCCAAGACAAACAAACCCCTTCCCACCCAACCCCTGCTGAGTGGTCCAGACCTTGTATGGAACTGCCTTCTCCTCCCTGATTGGCTGTCATAGGAAGGAGGGATGACCCAACAGCAGTGTTGGGCCAATCGCAGTGCTGGGTAGAGCTCAGGGTGGGCCAAGGTAAAACTGACAGCTGAGCTTAGAGGAAGGGGCTGATTGCTATGGGGGCGGGGTGTGGAGGTTGAGGAAGTGAGGAGGTCCCAACTCACCGTCTGCAGGCCCCCCACATCCAAACTGTATTCTTCCTCAAAATCCCATCGAGGCTCAGACTTGAAGTTGGAGGCTTTTAGTCTTTGACTTCTTTTGGTGGTGGGTCGTGGGAAAGAGGCCCGGGATGGGCTGACCTGGGCTGCCTTCTCCTTGGCTGGAACAGCTGCTGTGGCCCTTGGCCTCTTCCTCTGCTCTTTCAACACTGCTCCTGTAGTTGCCAATATCCTGCCCCTACTTTCTGGAACGGGAGTCTTTGCCGCAGGCTCTTCCTTGCCCTgatctttcctcttctcctccccctcgcCTCTAGCTGCCATTCCACCCTGATTCTTCAGGCCCAGAGCTCCTGTCCTGACCGAGGTCATCTCCTTGTCTTGAGGTCTCAGTGGCAGCTCTATGCTGAGTCTGTGGAGTGCGGCCTTTTGAAGCATCTCCTGAGACTTCTCTTCCTTGTTCTTCTCTTTAAACTGATACCTGGATACAGATAACTCTTGATGAAGGTTGGGTGATTTACAAACAGACCAGAAACATCACTAGCAGGCAGGAAGACGGCTCAGTGAGGAAGAGGGCTTACTGTGTGATTATGAGCGCCTGAGTCTGACTCCTCGGCACCCAtgttaataaaacaaaagagcagGAGTGAGGACAGCCGTGCATGTGCCTGTAACCAGCGCTGGCTTCCTTTATTACTCTCCTCCTTAGCTTTTGAGACCGAGTTTCTCAGTGAAACTGATGCCTTCTGACTCAGCTGAATTGGGGGGCTAACCAAACCCCAGGAATCCTCAGGGTTTGCAggcctgtgggtgctaggattaaaactcaggacctcatgcttcCATGGCAGTCACtttaccatctgagccatctccctagcccttgtTTTTCAACTTTCATGTAAGTCTGTTCAAAGTTGTCtgtaatggtttgaatgagaatggcctcacAGGCTTGTTTGGATGCTTGggtcccagttagtggaactgtttgggaaagattaagaggtatggccttgttggaggaggtgtgccactgggtgTGGGTGACACCCAACATGGGGCCCCAACCCATGGCCCTGAGATTAAGAATCTCAAGCTCTACCAACTAAGTTagatcttcaggttaaaccccattatctatctctgggcttttattactGTGCTATGGgtgactttgaagtttcaaaagcccaggccaggtccagtgtctgtcgctctctctctctgcctgcagatcagaatgtaaagctctcagccCCACACCCGTCTGCCTGCCTGTCGccacactccctgccatgatgatgacgGACTAAGCCTCTggagctgtaagccagccctagttaaatgttttcttctgtgagttgccttggtcatggtgtctcttcacagcaatggaacagtgaCTAGGACAGCATCCTTCCGGTATGCAGCCTGTATCACAGAGTCTGTGAGTACCTACCGGTTTTGTGTTTCCCTGACTAGACATCTAGGTAACTGTATTATCCAGAGTTTGGAGGGAATTTCTGGGTGTATGGGGAAGGAGTCCTTCTCTAACTAGTCTGGCCATGACCCAGGTGCAGTCCCACGGTCTCAGTTCCTGTTCATTTGCCCCTCCCATCGAGGCCTCCTGTTCATCTTGGGTAGATGTCTCTCAAACCCTGTCTGCTCctgctgttctttttctcctctgtatGCAAGAGACTTACCGAGGCGGcgtgaagaaaaaggaaaggcgCATGAAATGGACAGACCCACAGATCTGAACGCCtgagctcctcccctcccctgctcatGTGATCGGAAGATTCCTAACCTGTCTGATTCCTGGCTCGTCTCATCTGTATGAGACCGCTGCTTCTGCCATTGGGGCAAAGCCTCCTGTCGTTGTCCACCAGTGCAGGGCACTGGTGCGAACTGCAAGcacagggctggcaagagactcgGCAGGTGAACGCACTGACTGTCAAGACTGGTGATCTGAGctggatctccaggacccaccGGGTGGAAGGGGACAACCAACCCCCTCAAgctgtcctccgacctccacatagTTGGCATATCTGTGTGCCCTTCTcccaaaataaagaagtaaaatgaCCAAGGGTGgcggtgcacaactttaatcccagcactcgggaggctgaggcaggtggatccctgtgagttccaggctagtctggtctacacagtgagtcccagggtaTACAAGGCTATGTAgaaaagtcctgtctcaaaatagataaataaaagctagctagccggctcagcagttaagagcatgagcTACTCTCACACAGAATTTGGACTCAGTTCCGGCACTCCCGTGGTGGcatacaaccacctgtaatagtTTCGGGGCATCCAAcaccttctgacttccacaggcactaggcatgcatatGGCGTGCTTACATACACGTAGGCAAAACCATCATACacataaagaatttaaaatagctGGACGATGTGTCACGCGCCTTTatttccagtacttgggaggcagaggcaggcagatctctgtgagttcaaggctagcagagtgaattccaggacagccagggttatgcagagaaactctgtctcgaaataccaaatatatatatatatataattataataacttaataaaaataaagatgtataTTTAACAAGTATTAGTCACTTCCTCTCAcacctgtgttgttttgttttattcgagacagggagccctgcaacccaggctggcttctggcTCACTATGTACCTTCAAttcctctttctcctgcctccatctctcaagggctgggattacaggctgtgCCACTAAGTCCAGCAAGGAAATGGATTTGAACAAAAGCATTTGAACGACATACAGAGGAGTGGTCAGTTTGAAGGCATGAATAATATACTCTAAGTGACCAGCAATGCACTGGTGTCCCACCAAGGGAAGAAGCCAAAGCCGTTCTTGGTGGAATTTAACCAAGACTTGGGGTCTCTACTTCACTCTCCTTTGTCTTGTCCTATGCCCATTTGTTTCTCAAGCCTGAATCTGTGCCTGCCCGAAGGCTGTCTTGGGAGTCTGTCCCTAGTTCTGAGTCTGTCAGCGAGTGACGGCATGTATACCAAGGGCTTTGCTCTGTCTTTACTGAATGGCACAGAAAGCATCACAACGGGAAGGAATGGGATACTCTACAGAAATCTTCAACAGGGTTTTACAAGTGATTAAGTCATTGACTCCAAGAGACCCAACTTGCGGTATTACAAGTACCATTGTTTATCAAGCAATATCCAAATGTTGTGCCCAACATTTTATAAGATTGCTTCCACCCTTTACTTTTATTGCCTTCAGGAAATGATATGCAAGCATTGTTCTCTGAGTCAGGAACACCAGGAGTACATAATTTCAATTTAGGGTTATAGCTTTACGTTAGTTCAGGTCGTAAAAGTTGGTGTCAAGGGAAATTCAAGGCAAGCAAGCTCGTTATACTGTTTCACACTTGTTTTATTGTAACATAAAAGGCAGGTTGAGCAGGCTGTGTACACAGTAGAATAGCCAGTCTTATGTGATCTCAGGGTGGACGATAAACTCTGGCTGGGAGCTCCGGAAAAAGCTCCAGTCTATTAGATAGAAGAGACATTGTCGTGGTATTGTCACAGAGGACATGAGAAAGGTGTCACTCAGTGGCTGTTCACGAAATGTCTGTTCTGTGCAGGGTATGCTGATACACATACACAGGCTGCAGATTTGAATAAAGTCGGGCGTCAGGGCTGGACAGTAGGAGATGGTTGCTGTTAGGGGTGAAGCCAAGGAGAATTCTGTCAGGCCGAAGAAATGCAGCCCGTCAAGTGGGCGAGAACCTCTGCTAACCTTGCCTCGCTGTTCCGCCTCGCTCAGCCATGGCCAACTTTTTGGTTACATTGTATCTCTTGCCTTCCTAaactaggaaaaacaaaacaaaacaaaacaaaacaagagacctGTTCTAATCTTTCAGAAAGGGCACTGTCTATTCTGACCTTGAAACTGAATAAAGACCTAATTTAAGGTTTCTAAGCAGATGCTGGGGAGGAGTGGAGTCCTTGACTCTTAACCAGGGAACCAGGGGCCTTCTtccttggaacacacacacacattggcctGATACAGAGAATGCATTTCTCTGTATGTattttaagtttgtttgtttatttcgagacagggtttctctatgtaaggTAGCTCTGGccaacctggaacttgctctgtagaccgacCTTTGCCTCATAGATTTgcctgcctcgtgagtgctggaattaaaggtgtgccccatcaccacccagctatttttattttgaaacgaTGTTATGTctgtgagtgggtgtgtgcatgAGAATTTAGGTGCCCGCAGAGCTCGAGGCTAGTGCTAAAAGTCacacccagatcctctgcaagaccagtactcactctttttaattttgtatttatttatgtatttttttttaggtATGAGTGCTCCgtcttcatgtatgtgtgcatgttagaagaggacatcagatcccattgtaggtggctgtgagccaccatgtgggtgctgggaattgaactcagaaccttgaaagagcagccagtgctcttatccatgAGTCATCTTCAGCCCCCTGGTACTCTGAACTGATGAGTCTCTCTAGCATGTATATTgatacagatacatacatgtgtatgtgtttacatatacacgtgtatttttaaaacattaagacAGTTGTCACatgtcccaggctggcttcaaaatcacTGTGtcgtgggccgggcggtggtggcgcacgcctttaatcccagtactcgggaggcagaggcaggcggatctctgtgagttcgaggccagcctggtctacaagagctagttccaggacaggaaccaaaaagctacagagaaaccctgtctcgaaaatcaaaaaaaaaaaaaaaaaatcactgtgtcgccaaggatgactttgaacttgtgatcctccctgtctccaactcccagatgctggggttacaggaatgCCTCACTATGACCAGTTTGTGCAGTGCTGGCAAGCaccctaccagctgagctacgCCCCTAGCTGAAGGCAGTGGACCTGCTGCATGAAGCAGCTCTCAGCACACAGCATGGGTGGCAGTATGGAGAGAAAAAGAACCCCTCTTTGGGATCTATCTCGAAGCAAGGGTGGCTCAGTGACTCTGAGGGACATTCTGTCTATAGATGCTCCGGTTACTTGATGACCTGTTTAAGTTTTACAGGAAGTCGAAGCAATGACCTAGGTAGAGACAaaattatgtaatctattttcACTAAGTTCTCTAGAATTAAGTCTACCTGTAATGACTAGGTGTGTCTATGTGGGTATGTACATAGGTGTTCCATTATTCTCATGTACAGAGTTCAACGAGGGTTTGAGAAGTCTTCAGATGCTGGTTGCTCTGGAGGTTCAGACTCCAGGGGCCTGACCTGGTACGTGGGCCGGGTGGGCTTGAGGAGAGCATTTTTCTACAACGCCTCTAACTCAGAGGGACAGAGCAAAGGGCTTGTAGACAATCCCCAGGCAAAAACCAATTTAGTTACATAATTCTGGTCTACGTGGGAGTAAAGATACAAGATATTGAACTCCAAAATAAATTTATCGGAGCAGGGGAAATGACTCAGTTAGGAATATGCTTGCTGCTTAAGcatgaagacccaggttcaagtctcagcacctcTGCAGAGCTTGTCCTCAGGGGCAGAGACCAGAGGACTCCAGGTAGCACAGGTGCCCTCATTGCTTAACCAAGGGCCTTAGGACTCACACACTGACTGGCCTTGGAGAGAAAATGCTCATGGGCTCCATCCGGTAGAACCCAGGTGACAAGCTCTAGGTTCAgcagagaccccatctcaaacaataGAGTAAGGAACGATTGAGGAAAACATCTGATATCCCCCTCCAGTCTCTGCACCCATACCTTGCCGTGGAGATGGACTTGGGAATCACCTGACCTTTGTCTCCTGTCCCAAGGTGGCCACACTGAATgaatctttctctgcttttcaccattactttttttgttttgtttcagtttgtttgttttttgatcaGGTCTCACCATgtttctctagctgtcctggaactcactctgtagaccaggctggccttgaactcacagatccacctgcctctgcctcttgagtgctgggattaaaggcgtgtgccactatgcctggcttattattacttatttttttaattagtctaCTGAGAACAGGGGGTGGTGACTTGTTAAGGCTGCCAGGCCCCAGGCGCTGACCCTAACTCCAGCCACATTGTCTCCTACCTGTAGCTATTTTCAACTTGTTTAACTGGTTGATCCTGAATCTGAGAAAACTCTTTGTAAGCAGACAGTGGTGCACATAAGCAGAGAAAGCCCTCCCAAGCCTGCCTCAACCCTGCCCTGCCTGCTTCAACCTGGCCCTGACCAGGGAAGTCACAACCATCTGAAGCCCCTTTCTTCAGCAACTTAACACCTTGGCCATCCCAGGCCTTAGCGCGTGGGAAGCTAAATGAGGATGA
Coding sequences:
- the LOC130877095 gene encoding alpha-N-acetylgalactosaminide alpha-2,6-sialyltransferase 1-like encodes the protein MPYLPEAWALEITMPPCGLILYATPRRSSPTDTGKRDCASFRTTRPGGGLMRPRLDFSITAKPLYQAARETPMGPLTHLAIVHHHFSLLYQFKEKNKEEKSQEMLQKAALHRLSIELPLRPQDKEMTSVRTGALGLKNQGGMAARGEGEEKRKDQGKEEPAAKTPVPESRGRILATTGAVLKEQRKRPRATAAVPAKEKAAQVSPSRASFPRPTTKRSQRLKASNFKSEPRWDFEEEYSLDVGGLQTTCPDSVKIRASKSPWLKNIFLPNLTLFLDGAHFTQSEWDRLEHFAPPFGFMELNQSLVQKVVTRFPPVPQQQLLLASLPSGSSRCITCAVVGNGGILNDSHVGQEIDSHDYVFRLSGAVIKGYEQDVGTRTSFYGFTAFSVVQSILTLGSRGFQHVPLGKDVRYLHFLEGTRDYEWLEAIFLNQTMAKTKLHWFRHRPQEAFRDALDMDRYLLLHPDFIRYMKNRFLRSKTLNTAHWRIYRPTTGALLLLTALHLCDKVSAYGFITQGHERFSDHYYDKSWKRLIFYTNHDFNLEKTVWKRLHDEGIIRLYQRPELPKEKN